Sequence from the Tenrec ecaudatus isolate mTenEca1 chromosome 6, mTenEca1.hap1, whole genome shotgun sequence genome:
TCCAACATACATTAGAAGTCCCTCCaactttgcttctaaggatcattctgactgtacctctccccagacagatttgtttgctctttggcagtctgtggcattTTAAGCGTTCTTCTTCCAGTGttcttaataaaaaaagaaaaaaaagaaattaccccgcgtccactctgacacacagcgaccccatgtgttGTAGGGTGGAACTGTGCACCATTTTTCCAATGACTGTGATCATTAGGAAGAGATCTGTAGACCTATCtaccaaggtacctctgggtggatttgaaccaccatttTGTcaatagctgagtgcttaaccattcccACCACCCAGGGGTTATAACAGGGTTGTGTCAaaaacaaatgcactgccatcaagtcaatgtgacGCATAGCGACCTTATATAGACTGTccgtcttcataggagcagacagccttcccGTCATTCTCCACAGACTTTGCAGGGAGCAAGCCAACCCATCATTCAGGGGTCCTTCTAGGACTTTTATAGGCTTCCATTGTTTTTTCTCCTTGCTTTCTTTCCAAATTAACATTATCACCTAGGAGCTCCCAGCAAGAGAAGGAGGATTCAGTCAGCCCTTCATCCATGAAGGTTAGCAACTCTCACACAAGACAAGAGGACTTCTGAGGGCAGGATGAGTATTAAATCAGGCTTTGATTTTCAATGTAATTTATTGGTTCTCATAGTCCAGAGCCATAATATTTTAACAGAAAAAACTCATAGGCCTAATTATTAATTTAATGTAGAggaaaagatctttcttatacttCTAAACCAAGTCACTGCAAAATACCAGTGTTATTTTCATTTAGAACAAGTCATCatcaaaaaattattaaaattttgcAATGAATTAAAAAGGTAAAGTACCTAAGATGCTAAGAGACTATAACTTTCAACTGaaatttctcccccttctcctgttCCAGGAGCTGCAATAGTTGCAGCAGAGTTTGGATAAATTAATCTCTTGTTAATTTTGGAAGCTGTTGAATTGACACATCCTCCTCCACTTCCCTTCCTCAACATCACTAAGATGTCACAAGCCACCCTGACAATCGGAACAGTATCTGAAGCACGTGTCTGGGCCAACAGAACAAGCACTATCCCTCCGCACTGGGAGCTAGGGACAGCCTTCTCTGGACTTTGTCCCCAAACTAACCCAACGGTTTTATAAAATCCTTAATGGTGCTTCTGTAATTTCTCTGCCTGACTGAACTCTCCTACAGCCAAACTCTGATATAGCTGAACAaaacaacattttttaaaattctaaagttctttttctttcactcactcactgccatccagtcaattcctactcataacgaccctggaggacagagtagaactgcagctGTGATTTTCTAAGACTAATAAacctctgtgggagcagaaagcctcatctttctcccctagttTTTCTTTAGATGCATGGTAATAGCAATGCAAACAAgcgtaaggaaaaagaaaagaataattttaCTATGAAAATTCAGAGCTTAGTCACAGAACAGTTTACTGTTCTGTGGGGACATGTGTGCTCCTGTGATGggagaagctatgccactggtcttCCAAATTCCAGCAGGGTCATCTAAGGTAAACAGGTAGGTTTCAGCAGCGCTTTCAGACTCAGCAAAGACTATGAAGAACGTCGTAAGTTGTGCACTTCTcaggaatcagccactgaaaaccttatgcagagcAGGAGCACACAGTGAGGTACTGAAAGGCTCATGAGTAGCAGCACAATCTTGTCATATACAGTGCCGGAGAACGAGCCCCGCAGGTCAGGAGGCACTCAAATACTCCTAGGGAAGTGCTGTCTTCTCAAAGGAGAGTCAACCATTATGACGTGAATGGAGTACAACTTTTGGGAGCTTCACTTGCTGGTAGTgcctgactcaaaatgaaaatagCAGCTACAAACATCAATTACGAATCAGAACTtgcaatgtgtgaagtatgactcTAGGACAATGAGAAGCCATCataaatgaaatggaacgcaTGGAGATTTAGTGGGCTGAAATGAGCTGGTATCAGCCACACAGTTTACTATGTTAGGAATGACAAGTGCAAGGCCAGTGGCGTTGTATTCATTGTCAAGaacacatttcaagatctagctcgAACTAAAATGCTGCCTGTGATGTCTGTCCTCTACAAGGGAATCCAGCTAATACAAATTATGGGAGTAGGACCAAGGAAATGAGGTGCATAGAACGCATCGGTGTTGCTATCCTGAAAATGAACATAAAACAAGCCAGAGAAGGGGTACCTGCAGTCCCTTAGAAAGAACTCGGAGTGAATCGCATCCTTTGGAACAGGGTTACCTGTGCTGAATTACCTCCTTCACTCAGAAGGCAGAGCGCTGCAACACCGGCAGCAGAATCATGTGGCTGGCAGGAGACAGTGTGCAGAGAGACCTTCCCCTTTCCACGGAGCAAGAAAGCTTAACACCTTGCTGGCAGAATGGGGTTTCTCTGACTACTTGGTGGAGATAGGTTTGCAAACCCACAGCGCTAGAGCTGTGCACCTTTGCCCTGAGACTTACTAGTAGACTGTGGCTTCTGAGAATTTATCAGAAAAACTaacagagctttgtaacatttgccAAGCAAAACAGAAGTCACGGCAAGGGCTTGAGAGAAGCTCCTCTGCAGGCAAAGCGTAGAACAGGTTGCCCAGGTTGAAAACCTGCGTCCTGAAGATTCCTGAACCTGAATAGTGGCCTGCGATtacagtctgtgagttctgtgtgtaaTGACTTTCACAACACCAGGGAAGTAGAGGGGTGCCAAAGCAGCAACCGCTTCATGTCAACTTCAGAAAAGGCTGGAGGGAGAACGTGCTTGACCTCCATCGCATAGGAATCAGCCACGGGCTGTTCAGTATGATCCTCCTCCCTGTGAAGCTAGAGGTCAGACCCCCTTCCACCATGCCATTTCTAAAGTGCCCTTGTAGGAAGGTAGCCACTGCATCTAGATGATCAAATTCAGTGGCCTCTAATTATAACCATTTCTGTCTCTGCCTGTTCAGTAGTCACGCTGCCTCCTCGATTCCTGATTTATTCATTTGAGTGTTCTCTCTTTTTCTCATAGTCAATTTAACTAAAGGGTTGTCCATTTTGTTGATCTTTTTAAAGAGCCAACTTCAGGTTGGttggcttttttctcttctctattACCCTCACTGGCATGCTAATTTTATTACTTTCCTTTCCCTTAGTTGGGGTTTAGTTGGTTTTTGCGGTTTTTTTCTGTTTGAAATCAGTTTATTAAACATTTTGGGACTGAAAACAAATTTGAATAAAAGCAAGTCTGTGCTGAAGTCATTTCCTGCTGTGTgcagaaatgcaaataaaatgtgcatcacttcctcttttttttagtcattttactgggggctcgtacaattcttgtcacaatccatacatccatccattatgtcaagcacatttgcacgtttgttgccatcaccattctcaaaacattagccttctacttgagcccttaatgttggctcattttccccctctctccccacccccacttcctcacaaacccttcataattcataaattattattttatcatgttacactgtccaatgtctccccttgcccacttctctgttgtgcatctcccagggaggaggttatatgtacatcattctaatcggttcccccttttcaccccacattccctccactctccaggcatagccactctcagcactggtcctgaaggggccatctgtcctggattccctgtttccagttgctatctgtaccaatgtaaatcctctggtctagctagatttgtaaggtagaatttggatcatgatagtgggggaaggaagcatttaagaactagaggaaagttgtatgtttcattgttgctaccccgcaccctgactcgctcatctcctccccacaagccttcagtaaaggggtgtccagttgcctacagatgggctttgagtctccactctgcactcaccctcatttacaatgatatgattttttgttccttgatgcttgatacctgattccttcggcagcttgtggttacacaggctggtgtgcttcttccacgtggactttgttgcttctgagctagatggccacttgtttaccttcaagcctttaagactccagatgctatatcttttgatagccgggtaccatcagcattcttcaccacgtttgcttatgcacccgctttgtcttcagcaattgtgtcaggaaggtgtgcatcctggaatgtcaatttaatagaacatgttcttgcattgtataagtacttgagtggaggcccaacgtccatctgctgccttaatactaaacctataaatatatgcatgtagatctattcccccccatcctatataaatatatttacatatgtacatgcctgtatttagacctctataaattccctttgtcacctagttctttcttctatttccttttactttcctcttgtcccactatcatgctcaaccttcatttggtaatttctctcagttacattgctcttgctgaatccctaccaggcctctcacaccctcctggccactaattttggatcacttgttgctcccctgcccctgggttggtcagcatcacctccttaccccttcctccccttctcccatatcctcccAGAATctatggtcccattgttttctcttccagactgttcatccagcctatcttatctagatagatccgtagagataataatatgcaccaaaaaacaggCACAGCAAGACAGGTgacgaatgagaacacagcgatggcaacaaaaaagaaaaccaatgacccataaaagaataaactaattaaaaggaaaagagaaaaaattaaagaaagaaaaagctgtaAATAAattaaggtctgatttttaaaccctaggggtgtcctccaggcaggtccgatggggtaccacgctctggccccagagtctgtcctttgaactcccttactccctgctctgctccccaccaccaccaccatctcccttcacccccttaacGCCCCCCCCCCTTGCTCTGCCCCATgccttcagtgttttgcctcagtgttgctGGGTCAGTCCAGATCAGTCCcgccactgagtctccagtggtgcatcactttttttttttttgagagaagaTGTTTCACTTTAATGGATCTGaagattaataaataaatgtacaaTCTGTATTTACAAAGCTGAGACCCCTTCTTTTTGTCTATCcaaacccttccccagattgaGCATGAGGTGTTCGGGTCACGTTGGCACTAGTGAGAAGTGGTCAGTAGCCACTAGGGAAGTGATGGTCCCAGATGGTCATGTTTGTTGTAGGTTAACCATCCGGTCAATCAGAGCTCGGCGAGTCGCCTCTACTTCCCTGGTCAGGCGCTCAATTTCCTGCTTGAGCCATTCATTCTCTTCAGCAAGCTGCGCCACTTTCTTCTTGTTTTCCTGTTCTTTCTCCTTCATGCGTTGCTTCCCAGCCCGAGCTGGGGACTGGCCACTCTGCTTCCGTTTCCTGGGTCTTTtggggtcttcctcttcctcctcctgagccAGGGAGCTCTGGCTGGACTCTGGAGACTGAGGGCTCTGGGAGGTGCGTGTGACCTCTGTTGGTCCCGGCTCCGCAGTCAGCCAAGCCAGAGAGGCAGGGTCGAGAGGGGTGAAGgttttggatgcttcctcctcgttTCCAGGGGGTGAGACATAGGTCCCCCCATTTTCATCTGAGGACAGGACCTCCTGAAGGTCCTCATACCAGGCCTCCAGCTCCCAGCTGGGCAGTGTCCCAAAGGGGAAAGGCAACGACTCAGCTTCCATCTCTGCAGCTGGAGCAGGATCTGCTTTCAGGTGTGGTGGTGTATGAAGATACACTTCCTTCTGGAACACTTTCTCCTCAGATTTCGGATCTGATTTTGACTCTGCAGCTGCCACCCGCTCATCTTCAACATGATCTGCTCTAACTCTTAGACTCAAACCTCTAACCTCGGTGCATCACTTTTAAAAGCAAAGTATTTCACTACAGAAATTTCACTAATTTAAACTTTATCTCAAAGAACAGAAATGTTTCTAAACACACTAAGATCACACAGTTAGTTCAATGTTCTTGGGATGGTGCGAGATTAGCTCGTCGATGGCTTGGGCTCTGTATCCTTGCTTGTTTCTTGAACTTCTTCTTCTGAGACTTTTCCTTCATTTTCCAGTGTTTGCTGAAGCTCGTGGATGGTACTAAGAAGAACACAAAACTGTTTCCACATCAATCCCAGCTTATCTTCAACACTTTAATATGTGAAAGATGCTGTAATTCTTTACCCAGAGCCTCTAGCTCCTTTAATGTTTCATGCCTGTTGGGATGACTTTTGCTAAAGCATCATACTCTTGGTGATTTTTTCGTATTCATTTTGCTTGAAGAATTTGCTTTTTGCACTCAGCATTTTTCCCATGGGCCCCAGCGATGCTACATTCTATtcctttgtaattttttttcataattttccaTTTCTCTGAGATTCGTATCATATACCAGCATCGTTTGCCCATTGAAAATTCACATTGCAACAGCGTGCTTAGCTTATGTTGGTATTGGCTATATCCCTCTACCTGGGATCCAGAGTTGCACCTTTCATTAAATTTTTCACGGGCAGATTAATCCTTTGATCATCTCCAGCACCATATCCATCAATGAGGAGACGGCGCTTCTGTGTGACTTCATTGTCAGTCACGGCTCCCATGGCATGTGCAGCCGCAGCAGCAgcctagtttttgttttgttttcgtttCTTAATATGGAGACTTAGGTTAttgatttaatatttaaaaatatatattgttctGGTAAAGTACAGCAaaaaatgccactttaaccagTTGTAAGTATACAAGTCAGTGATACTAATAACATTCAGCACATTGTATGGCATCAGTACAATTTTCAGGTGTTTATCACCTCAAACAAAATTTTGTATCTTTAATGAATAGCTCTCATCTCCCTTTCTCCCTAACCTCTAGTAATCCAGCAATGAACTTTGGTCTCCGTTCATTTGTTTACTCAAAGTATTTCATATAAGCGAAATCACATATTTGTCCTTGTATGTCCAGTTTATTTCTCTCAGCACAATGTTTCCAAGGTTCTTCCATGTCACAGCATGTTTCAGAACCTCGTTTCCACTAGTGGCAAATAATCTTCCAGTGTTTGTGTATATCACATCCTGATTACC
This genomic interval carries:
- the LOC142451347 gene encoding DDIT3 upstream open reading frame protein is translated as MLKMSGWQLQSQNQIRNLRRKCSRRKCIFIHHHT